The nucleotide window GACGACGACCAGAACTTGCCCCGGTTCCTTACTCAAGAGTGGTATCTCCTGCTTGAACCCTTCGGAAATGACCTTAAGGCCGCACGGGTTGAACCTGGTCCGCCCGTCCTCGAGAGGATATTTGTTGACCAGTTCACCTGATTTGGTAAACTTCATCACACATTCGTCCGACCAGGATGAGATAAAGTAGTTCCCATCGTCGTCGGCGTCTAGCCCCATGGAGATCTTACAGTTGGTCCGAAATGATTTGAGAAACGTTCCCTGGTCGTCGAAGACTTGGACCCGGCTGTTTCCTTGGTCTACGATCGCTATGTGACCGCTCGGCCGGACTGCCATTCCCGTGGGGCCGTCGAACTCTCCGTGTTGCCGCCCGAACCTACCGAATGTGAGGTAAGGCGTGTCTTTAAGTCCTGCCATCTTTGCCGACAGTCCGCCCGCCTTACCAACAACATTCTCCAGCAAGCCCAGGCCAGGGGATTGGATGAACTTCACAACTCCGGAAACGGGGAGATACGTTTTCTCTATCATGGCACCAAAGCTAGCCGTgatcttttctttcatttcctcCAATTCTTCGTCAGTGGCTTTTCGCTCTGGTTTTAAGGTCTCTTCACACATGTTCGCTGAGTTCTTCAATGTAGCCTTCTGGAACATCATGGCCGCCTTTTGGGATCTGAGTTCCGTCTTTCTTTCCTGACAAGACTTGTCGATCTCTTCAAGGACTTCTTTCTCCCTGTCGTCAACCATTCGTCTCAGAGTCTGAAAATATTTCGTCGCTTCGGCTCTGGCAGTTACTCCCGACGGGTCTATCTTCTCGATTTCTTCCTTCACACGTTCTAAACCCGTCTCTACATCCACCATTCGCAGGTCTAACCTTTGCCCCAGAATCGCCAGGTTTTTCCTGCAGTCTTGCGGATGCACTTCATCTTCCGGCTTCTTTAGTTTGACCAGATTTAGAAACCTCTGCATGGCTGAAGCAGCTCTCGACAGACTGTCTTTTGCACTGTAAGTTTTAGAACTGCCGCTTCTGTTGTAttaatgaaaaatgaataaatgcgtCTATTACAAATTCTAGCCTGAAGACTAGTTGCGAATAACAAAATAGATACAATCAATGGAGAACAATTACACTGTGATATGTAGCTTCTCTACTTTGAATTGCTAATGTGGTAAATCCAAACTCGAGGGGCTTGTCCTTCGAAAACTGCGTCGTTGTTTAGCCGTCCGTTCTTTCGTTAGGCTATGGCTTCTACTAACTACTACCAGTTGACTATCTCCTGTAGTGCTTCTacagttgtgtggcccaagggctatagaaacggagattGGCGCCGTCCTATACACCATATGTTGTGGGAATGACTTTAGCTTCTACTcactgtggtttctactgtttTAGTCCACGTTGCCACCACGCCCGAATTCCTGTCCCGTTTATATTATGTAAGCTGGTTCTTCTGCTTCTGGCTGTTGTTTCTCCCCGCGAATTTTTCCTGTGTTGTACATAGAACTAATGCTGATGTCTTTAGTGTTGTCGTTTCTTCGGTTCAAGTCAAAGTTGTGTGTCTGCGTTATTCCACGGAAAACAACTGAATCTCGAGATCTCTTTCCCGTACCGTATAGTGGTGCCGGGGGCTGTTGTGATGATTATATAAAATGGCTACTCAGGAATCTACGCCGTCGTTGTAGCATGAAAATCACCATTTATCGTAATAGAAACAGATGCCTACGTACAAAGTTATGAAGTCAGGTTGACAATGATGGTAGAGTTCTGCGAATGTTTCGCCTAAGATTGCCAATGTCTGTCGATCCGTTGTATAAACGATCTCTGCGTGTAGACCGATGTTTCTAGAACAGCCCGGCATCGGTGACACAAAACCAGTTTGTCAAGTTTTCGTTAACTCATTCCGTGACCCTTACTGGCTCCTTCCACATGCATGACTCACCAAAGCCTGTATCAACAAGTTGTTTAACCAATCGACAGGTTTTTTGTTTGTGCCGATAGGAAAAACGTCAAGATACACAAATACTAAAGCTGCAATGATCTAGATTGTATTAAGGACTGCATGGGCAAGTTCTGTCTTTACGCAGTAGGGTGACACTGACTTGATCTTATGGCTCGCACCCACGCGCGCATCTATGGCTGGGTTACGCAAACGTTTTTGAGTCGAATTGGCGGCTccaagtcgactccgaaaatGCATGTGAAAACTCAGTCTATTTTCGTCAATttcaaaagaaaggaaaaagagGCTGTGTCCATCTTTTACAAGTAAGATATTTGTGACAATACCGTCAACATCATTGAATGGTCTGCCATCTATGTCGGGCAGGGTTGGGTTGGGTTGACTTTAGTCAGGTCACCGTGTCTGTTATTTGGTagaaacttgaacttgaaaacaCAGGTTTTGAAGCCGAACGCCCCCTGTTGTAAACGTTTCAGTGTTTCTATCTCGATCTCTCTCTCTTCGGTTGAACTGAAAACATAATTCTCGAGACCAGGCGTAGCGCTTTTTCGATATCCATGACTTATAtctaagcacaccgggtcacccctacccttctcgataggtgtgttaggttcttttatgtgcagtgTCATGATGCATGATGCTTCCCCATACTTGAAGACCTCTTCCAAACGGACAAATACAACCCCAAGTCCGAGCGGGGTTCGAAGCTCCGCCCTCTGGATCCAGTGGATTTTAGCGCATGTCTGGCTAATGCTTCGTTGCTTGCCTCAATTACCTCAAGCGGAATACGCATTTGGATGTCGAAGTGAAGTATTGTATAAATTAAATGAAAGAAATAACTAGATACAGGAAACCCGCCTAATCTGGATTAAAAAGGCGAAGGTACGACAACTTGTGCATCTGTTGCCTGTGTATCTATGGATTGTTGTATCATACATTTAGAAATGTGCAAATTCTAGCTTTGAAACTGCAAATTCAGTGGGGAAAGTTCTTTCATCAAGCGCAGTTTACGCGTCTGTGCAAATAGTAGGAGGACGAACGTTGATAATTAAGGTTTAAATCTCCCCTCCCCTGGACGATGTAATGGAATAACCCTCACAACGTCATCATCCAGGATGTACACCTGTTACAGACGATACCATTTCCGGTTTTGACCCCAGTCCATCGCTCCGCCCATATTCATGTCAGTTTGATTGACACTGACCCCAATGTCTCAGCTGGACGGCTCCAAAATAGCGGCGAGCATTTTTGGCTGCGGGTCTAATTTCACCACAACACCGAGGCTGACGGGCTGGGACCGTAGGAGAGTGAGCTTAGAGGCTACGGAACATCAAGTTTTACAAGGTAAAGCACGTTTTGGGGTGGGGGGTATGGTTCTTTTGTTTTAGGTGAATATTGCTGTTTATAAAGTTCctgcagaaatgttttgtttttttcttttcttttcttttaggAAGGAGATGACATTGATGTCAATATAAGGTAGAAATCGTGTTGTTTTTAGCTCCAAGCCGATGTATTTTCTTAACGtcttttgttacgttttgtaaGTTTGTAAATGGACAAGACGCACAAGAAAAGACTACAAAACCGTCATAAAGAAATGTGGAAAGAATGTTGGGGATTTGGGACTGTGCATCTGCTTGTAAATCAATGCTATTGGTATTATGTTTGTAATGATACCATTAAACTCAGTGATTCCCTATGACATTGCGCATGTCGATAGTGTTGCCAAATGCGTCAACGGTTGTGCGATGCTGACACGGGCTACATATATATCTCTATTCGCTCATATTTCGAGTTGGATACGATGGAGGAAAGATTGGGGTGGGGTGTGTTACGTAAGATGGTTAATTTATATTCAGCTGGGATTATTAGATCAACAGACCGCTGTTATGCGCGACATATCAATGCTAATACATAAAACATGCATTCCAAACTataatcattgtacatgtttaaaTTTGCCCAGCACACGTCTTTACGTAACATGTATctatttcatatcattttttctttcttatgccAGTATTAGTTTCAGTAGAATTTTACCACTAGTACATAAAAGTGTATCATGATCGTAAAGCTTTAAATCACAAATTTCCAACTTCACATCCAATATATCATAATATAGTAGATAAATGGAGTCATTCAAAATATCTCTGCTCACGTGCTCCTACCCAAAGATAAGACATTGCTGAGATAACCAGCGTGACTCCAGTAATCTCCTACAATCCTCCCTCCATCAACAGCTCACCTAATCTCGACAGTTGCGACTTATAGGACTAGATACGACCCTGTAAACTATCAGTCGTTATCTTGATACAGATATTCATCCTTGCCAGGACAGAAATTAAAGACAGGAAGGAATCTAACTGAAGATATCGCAGCTGACTATACTTTCATTTCTCATTAAATCTTAGAATCAGTTTGCAATTTAAAGAAATTACTAAatactctgttgggttaaggcagcccaggctctaaaattcgtgttcgagttcggccgcgtgcctggccagcggctcggccgaactcgaacacggttcgaaatgttccactacgGAGTAGTTCGGGGGACGCAAGGTCTATTACAGTACCCAATCATATATCTCATCTTAGGTGTACGTATAGGTACAAAATTGATTTATAGGCCATgatttggattgtattacattctaaatgtatcaatcaaatggtttggaagttgtctcctccTCGAACATGagccgcgccgagtcctactagcgctgatttgacggaggtgttccaaatagaacagggggttctatatgttcgatatggcgTTCGAAGGGAACGgtcgttacgtcacaggtgttggatttcgcgggagacaacgagctgcttgcGTGGGATCGGGTTATGACTTTTACGGCTTTacgcgcagctcaaaacaacatACTTGATCTTTGGAGTAATTAAATATCATTCATTAtcgctttcttatcaaaattgtccgaggctattttgcatagcttttaatttttttttaactggggcgaattttaaacaaaatatgaCCCAAAAATAGTGGTTTCTGATGTTTTGGgcccaaaaaaacaatgtaatcgtcattttgaacaaaatagcctcggacaaaaatgatttgtattgggatagctctcttcttgtaaaatatcatgatgaaaggtggtgttaccgcctgcgcgcaTAAATCCATGAAATACACAgcttttttaaccaaaatgtgtatttctaacccaaaatccagCTGTAGAAAAACTAAAGTAAcatttattcaatgtgttttaagtagttctaaaactgtgtgaagtttcatcgtggtgcgacaaggctatcggaagttacaggatatgtattgatatgtatggaataatacttcctgggccgccttaacccaactgagtAGTTGCAAATAAGTTAGAAGCAAATTTCCTGTAAAGAAAGCATTGAAATAAACGTCATCGTCAACTGATTCTGTGTACAGCAAGACGAATTCAAGAGAAAGATAATGTATTCTTTGCAAGAATTTGTCTTCTTCACATAATAAAATAGGTTACTATATATCTAGAGTTCCATTAGAAGTAAACAGACCAGGCTGCCTGTGTGATCTAGAATGTGACAAATATGGGAACGGATTTAGAATAGCCCAGTGTTTTTAGGAACTAAATACGCGCCACATTTCAATACGTCTATAGGGGCTCACATCTTGTCCTGTGTGACCTATATCCCCGATAGAGGCCATTAGAAACGTATTAAGTAAGGATATAGTTTCCAAAGTATTTGGATTACTAGATCTTTAGAGCTTTAGATTGGTTTAAGTACTTTCTTATGTAAGTGATATCGGAAATTCCAAAAGAGTACTCTTATAGATTGGCTGCTTCTACCGTCTTAGTTGGTCAtccttaaaacatttttaaaacagTATCATGAGATGGTAAGAATATGAAATCGAATTATGATTATTTCTAATAGAGTATGACACTTCGGTTCAGAATCTATTCGTTAATTGCAGAAGATTTCTCAATAATCTAAAGAAAACAGCGGAACACGCCAGATTGACAGCCATTGGCCGCCCATGTTGTTCACAGATAATCTAATCAAAAATGTTTAAATAGTCTTTATATAACCATTAGAGACAGCTTGTCTTTGATAACCTTTTTCGTGGCTGATGAAACATACATGCCTAATTAAACTGTGTTTTACCAGGCAACAGTACTTTAATCAGCGATATGCAGGGGCTGACCACGGAAATAATATGTTATGTAATTTTTACAGTCTGTCCATCGCTGTAGAGTGCAAGgtcctaatacatgtagtaggttGCCAGCACAACTCCCAATGAAACAGAGGATAGTAGTCACGTGACTATATCAGAATAGACCCCTTTctaaataccgcggccattttgaatctagcgcgagcgcgcgtggttcgagctcgggaaagcgcgggaaaagtacacacccggtaagtccgagccagcggtaatggcgtcctcaatagaaagcagcgttgagtcatcttcggcggcgagatgttctcctcctcggtgaaatccatcgatatatttgcatggcacaagtagatgatattgttgtgcacacttggactcgatatcggccagtaaaattgtgaatttctgctacttttccacagttcctaccgggatgttgagcgcgcgctacagtgatagaatgctaatttgtttacaccgcgtgcttgtagtttccctagtaatgttagcttaagtcgagaaaaatcccacaaaacatacacttttcgggctgggatccttttagctacttagatagaaatatacagaattttaccggtcgtgaccgtaattttggacgatgccaacttcgcctgggaaaacgcgcgttgagagggggtcgtgtgttctgtctagcctttctttcctttctgtctagcttttcctttctttcttgttacatctctccgcatggcgatatttgacatttccgctgaatgcaatccaacaaaaaaaagacgtgaaaatgtaggcttgagcttaaggtcagtttggttaggaatttagcagaatttcggcggcttcttttgacgagttttctgaaatataaaaacctaaagtacgtgagtgaagatggagtgttttcactttgcgccgtagtatcttaatttccgtcggatgatattacagaaacgtgaaaatatgggcttgagggctttgcgttatagaaatttgacggaacttcggtggctcctttgactttgacaatattttagtgccaagattagcttgatgaagttcgtgagtgaaagcagggggcgtgtttcattacatcactttttatattttagatttccacaggatgaaaccccacaaaaaaggaaaaatatcggcatgAGGTCCTTCAATCCTCAAGTCAATACTATTTAACGTTTTTCGGGTTCCATCCgggcaacagatatctgaaatattgccgcgcaaaatgatataaagaaacgtcagatacagtggaaaacacaccttcactcacgtacttggagtcctcaagactaaattcttggcatcctaaaagatcgtcaaaaagccgccggaatgctgccaaatttgtacccaaaagaacattgaactcaagcctatattttaacGTTTTGcaggatttcatttggcgggAATATaagatattgctgagcgaagtcgatgtaacgctgcacagaaaacacgcccctccctcaaactaacgtaatttcaagatgatgttggcattgtcacgacagccaaaaggctcaagagttatattcatacctaaacgaagctataatgatcccagcccgaaaagtgtatgttttgtgggatttttctcgacttaagctaacattactagggaaactacaagcaagcggtgtaaacatattagcattctataactgtagcgcgcgctcaacatcccggtaggaactgtggaaaagtagcagaaattcacaattttactggccgatatcgagtccaagtgtccacaacaatatcttCTACTTGACTGtgatgcaaatatatcgatggatttcaccgaggaggagaacatctcgccgccgaagatgactcaacgctgctttctaatgaggacgccattaccgctggctcggacttaccgggtgtgtacttttcccgcgctttcccgagctcgaaccacgcgcgctcgcgctagattcaaaatggccgcggtatttggaaaggggtctattaaaCCCACCAAGATGGTGGACACTGAAGACGCGTGCAAAGTCGTTATGTAGTAGAAATGTTCTAGACATAACATACCTTAAAGTTTTTGCCTCTGCACATTTAAGACGTATCAGACTATGAATGATTCCTTTCTGAAAACATTTGCCACTGTGAGTTCTGAAGAccgaccgccatcttggataaaccaacatggcggcgactATGACGTCACTCGAAAACATCAAGCACATATCAACATGGCGGCTATGACGTCACTCGATAAAGTCAAGCACATATCTAAACCAGAAGTATCTAGAGTCTCTAGAACAGTGCTCTGTCCTTATTGTCGTGCGCAGCATTTTTCAAGTCTGTAAATCTTTTACACCAACAGGGTTGGTACCTCGCTGACCGTGCGCCATGGCCATCATGACGTCACTAGAGTTCTGCCACGCCCCCCACGCGGGGGAGGTGCTGAGAGCGCTGCTGGAGATGCGGCGGGAGGGCCTGCTGGTGGACCTGGTGCTGTCCGTGGGCGGGACCGACATCCCCTGTCACCGCGCAGTCCTTGCCTCCTGCAGGTAGGGGGCGTTTCCAAAGAAAAGATttctacaatactgtaaatcgtgcaaaacagctacaaaatgatCAAATGTATGCTGCAAATTGCGAAATGATTCAGAAAACGGATGCTAATgtgtagaatgccaaactcaaagaagaagatgtgaaagacccaaaatgaagaatccgttatttggtatacctttctctgtgtgtttagtcatttgttcaaccttcctgaccgcatagatttcataatgaaggcaaatttttatttttttatttttattttttattcgcacactcgcatcagttttggggttcccagaggatgtcatccatataatcaaatcaacatggcctaataccTTTTTGGTGACGCCTAATACAGTACTGCGATCGAgttgcaaatatttcaaactcTAAAGCcatatgcattcattcattctattcGTTGATGGTGTGGTTAACTAGCAGGAAGGCCTTAACACTGTAGAAGTTTCTGGGTCCAAACGATTCATCACGTGTACATCTCATATTCCACAGTGCCTTCTTCAGAGGGATGATCGGAAACAACAACTGCAGCTGTAGCTGTCACACCTTGAGCGACCAGAAGAAGTTCACCCTCCAAGACGTCAGCCCAGAGTCCTTAAAGCTCCTTGTAGACTACGCGTACACCTCACAAGTCACCATCACGAATGAAAACGTCATGGGCCTCTTGGAAGCCGCCATGTTGTTGAAAATCAGGCCCGTCTGTGACGCATGCGTGAAGTTCCTCGGTGACAACGTCACTGCCTCGACGTGCCTGGCGTTAATGAGATTAGCGTCAGAGTTTTCCTACCCGGAAGTCGGGAAGAAGGCGAAGGAAGTCGCATTGAAGAACTTTTCGACCATCCAAAATTCCAGGGAATTTCTCAACTTGTCCAGGTACCTTTTAAATCGATATGCTAGCCTATGCATATTCCTATGACTGACGACGGTTACATCTGTTGCCATTTCATTTGTCAAAACTGACGTACAAAGaaaggctccgcccctgaggcgtcaccaaaaaatACAAGGCAGGTCTACACTTTCATTTGAGACAAATAACATCCCATAATTCAATTACAAACTGCAGAGGACTTACTTGATAAGTTGTATAAAACATTGTATGCATATGTCTATTCTTACCATGATAACACTGCTCTGGAGGACTTAAAGGATTCTTTGTCTTCATTTTCAGGGAGCAGGTCATTAAACTCATTTCCAATGACGCCCTTAACGCAAAGAACGAAGAAATAGTATTTGAAGCGGTTATAAGATGGGCAAGCCACAATCCCGACCAAAGGTACGTAGAACCGGCACGGTTGAGGTACTGCAGATCTGCCGCCAGGGGGCGCAgttatccctgtccttggtgctgaatatacaTTTTACCACGGCATTTACTCTCTTTCTGCCCGGGCCCGTTGATTTCAAACGTTTGGCAATGTCAGGTCATTGGTGATTTGAGCAAAATAGTGCTAACGTTTAGCGGTGAAAAAAAGAGCTCTTTTCATTACAGTTTTAACATATCAGAAATACCCTATAATTTCTGCTGACCAATGGCTACCCTTCAATGATAATTGAACTGATGTATGCGTTTTTTTCTACTTGTCTATCAAACAGAATGTCAGAGATGAGAACGATGATGGAGTACGTCCGACTTCCTTTCATCGACGTGGACTATTTCACAAAGTATGTTGAAGCCAACGAAGACATGAAATCTTACTGCTCGGACCTAATGCTCGAGGCTAAGCAGTGTTACATGTACCCCGGGGACACTGTGACACGGCGTACTCGGCCCCGGTACGCGTCTGGTGTGCGGGAAACACTCTTAAACATC belongs to Branchiostoma lanceolatum isolate klBraLanc5 chromosome 15, klBraLanc5.hap2, whole genome shotgun sequence and includes:
- the LOC136420610 gene encoding tripartite motif-containing protein 3-like; this encodes MQRFLNLVKLKKPEDEVHPQDCRKNLAILGQRLDLRMVDVETGLERVKEEIEKIDPSGVTARAEATKYFQTLRRMVDDREKEVLEEIDKSCQERKTELRSQKAAMMFQKATLKNSANMCEETLKPERKATDEELEEMKEKITASFGAMIEKTYLPVSGVVKFIQSPGLGLLENVVGKAGGLSAKMAGLKDTPYLTFGRFGRQHGEFDGPTGMAVRPSGHIAIVDQGNSRVQVFDDQGTFLKSFRTNCKISMGLDADDDGNYFISSWSDECVMKFTKSGELVNKYPLEDGRTRFNPCGLKVISEGFKQEIPLLSKEPGQVLVVVDNYSNSILLLRVDGGRLSIIKQIGKDKLEAPRYVVVDQKRCLILVTDIEDNEVVAFNFSGEEEFSYGERGPEDGEFEGPSGIAIDKQDQTIIVANHYDSRIQIFKYDTCEDGLTLSYQRAVARRHLGSPYDMCVSQNRYVLVANYRTNCVEVYRYKL